Below is a window of Deltaproteobacteria bacterium DNA.
GCGGACGAACTCAAGCACTAACAGCCTGCGTTCGGCGTTCCTCCCAGGTCGAGAGACCGGGCTTCCGCCGGTATGGCCCCTCATGGTAGGCAGGAGCCGTGGACGGGACCCTGAAGGGCCTGGTCGGCCTGATCCGTGGTACTGACGTAGAAGCGCGGTGCGCCGCGCTGCTGGTGCTGACGCATCTGCGCTCCGGCGAGGCGCGCGTGGTGGAGACGATCGGCGACACGCTCAGCGCCAAGAACGTTGTCGTACGCGACTTTGCGATTGGGTATTTCGAACAGGTGCAGCCGCCCGACGGCGTCGGCCATCTCGTCCCGTTGCTCGACAGCGAGGAAGAGGCGTTGCGCCAGCGTGTCGCCGGCATTCTCGCCGCTTACGGCCAGCCGGCGGTAACGGCCCTACGAAAACTGGTCAAGGACGCGCCGCGGCGGCGGCTCAACGCGATCATCGACGTCTGCGCGCGGGTCCGCACCGGCGCCGCGCTCGACTTGCTGTTCGAGCTGATTGCCAGCGAGGATTTCGACGCCAGCCGCGCTGCCTGTGACGCCTTGATCGCGGTCGTACCGGCGCTCGATCCCCGCGCCCGCGCCGATCTGTTCGCACGCGCTGACCGGGTGGCGGCCAGCGCTAACGGCGCGCGCACTGCGCTCGTCGGTGCGGCCAAGCTGCTCGGCGCGCTGAGCGAAGCCAAGGCCCGCAAGCGCCTGCGGCCGCTGCTCGACAAGAAGTACGAGCACGCCGTGCGCACCCACGCCCTGGCGGCGCTGGCGGCGTGCCTGCGCGGGCAATCGCTCACCGCCGCGGAGATCGCCGCGCTGCTGCCGCTACTGGCCGAGGACGACGAAGCCGGCATCCTGCGCCCGGCCATTCACCTGCTCGAAGACCAGACTCTCGACCGTTCTTATCTCCCGCAGCTCAACCAGTTGGCCGACAGCCCGCAGCCGCTGGTGAAGCGGTTCGCGGTGCACAAGCTCGGCGCCTTCGAGTCGGGCGGCGTGGTAAAGACCTTGATCGGCTATCTCACCGACGCCAGCTACGCCCGTCGCGATGAAGCCGCGGCCTCGCTGAAGAAGCTGCCGGCCGCCCGCAGCGCCTTGATCAAGGAGTTCGTCGCCTGCGACGACGAGCGCAAAGCGTGGACGCTCGCCGGGGTCTTGCTTGCTCACGATCGCAACTGGAAGCGCGACGCGCTGCAGGAGCTCTGGCACAAGCTACAGAGCGCGCTGGAAGAGCGCGAAGACCGGCTCTACAGCGCTTACTTCCAGTTCCTCAACACGCTCGATGACGCCTGGCTGGCCGAGCAGATTCGCTCCCGCGCCGAGCGCGCCCGCGGCAAGAAGGATTTCGCCGTCGCCGCCAGATGGCTCATGCTGCTTAAGGATACCCCGGCCTTTGACCCCGAGGCCAAATTCGCCCTGGCGCTGGCCGATCTCAAGGCGCGCCCGCGCGTGTTGGGCCCGGTCCGCCGTCACGATCTTGCTCTCGATCTGCTGCGCGAGCTGGCCGGCACCACCTTTCCCACCGCCGAGCGCCTGCGCAAGGATCGCGCGCTGAGCCCCGATGACTTGTTCTACGTCGCTTTCAACCTCGCCGAAGGCCGCGACGAGGAACCCGCCGTGGCCCGCGAGCTGTTGGAACATCTCGCCGACAAGCAGGGCCGCACCAAGGTCGGCAAGGCGGCCAAGAACAAGCTCAAGCTGCTGCGCGCGTGAGCGGCGGCGGCAGTGGCGAGCAAATGACGAATCGCGCGATTAAGCCAACTCGCTGACACCACCGCAAACCCCGCCTCCACCTGCGAGCGCCGGCCCCGCCTCGGGTTCGCCCTGGCCTGGCGTTCGCATAGTCCGTAACCGTTTTGTTTGAATGTCGGGAACACCTGCAACGTCAATGCACCCGTCAGTAACGCGCTACGCGCACTGGACTGGGGACGGACGGCGTATTCGCCGCTCGGGCGCCAAAATGCGGAGGGCAACATGACGCAGACCGTGCTGATTGTGGACGAAGACGTCAACGCGCGCATCATCGCCGAAACCTTGCTGCGAACGCGCGGCGTACCGGTGCGGATCGCCGCCGACGGCATCGAG
It encodes the following:
- a CDS encoding HEAT repeat domain-containing protein, translated to MDGTLKGLVGLIRGTDVEARCAALLVLTHLRSGEARVVETIGDTLSAKNVVVRDFAIGYFEQVQPPDGVGHLVPLLDSEEEALRQRVAGILAAYGQPAVTALRKLVKDAPRRRLNAIIDVCARVRTGAALDLLFELIASEDFDASRAACDALIAVVPALDPRARADLFARADRVAASANGARTALVGAAKLLGALSEAKARKRLRPLLDKKYEHAVRTHALAALAACLRGQSLTAAEIAALLPLLAEDDEAGILRPAIHLLEDQTLDRSYLPQLNQLADSPQPLVKRFAVHKLGAFESGGVVKTLIGYLTDASYARRDEAAASLKKLPAARSALIKEFVACDDERKAWTLAGVLLAHDRNWKRDALQELWHKLQSALEEREDRLYSAYFQFLNTLDDAWLAEQIRSRAERARGKKDFAVAARWLMLLKDTPAFDPEAKFALALADLKARPRVLGPVRRHDLALDLLRELAGTTFPTAERLRKDRALSPDDLFYVAFNLAEGRDEEPAVARELLEHLADKQGRTKVGKAAKNKLKLLRA